One Pyxicephalus adspersus chromosome 3, UCB_Pads_2.0, whole genome shotgun sequence genomic window carries:
- the KCNV2 gene encoding potassium voltage-gated channel subfamily V member 2, producing the protein MLQYRQRARAPPLSFFREGSGRPRGDEERFHLARDSSGFKWTSESNFVYYIEDEDDDVEEQKWAEREEKRLDGWKKQFVSSHENGSYEDDQDIRILSPSVFGNVRSSLLHINVGGTAYFISYMIAASYPKTRIGRLATYTDRQRKLDLCDDYSPVDDVYFFDRDPAIFHHIYNFYRTGVLWVRDELCPRSFLEEINYWGVRVKHTPRCCRISFEERQDELSEQLKIQRELRAEMETEENEELFRGMLYGQMRRCIWNLMEKPFSSVTAKAIAVASSFFVLISVVAMTLNTVEDMQYKNAAGLPSGKPYLEHVETVCITFFTLEYILRLISTPDIQDFLRSVLNAVDLIAILPLYLQMLLEKFSDDDEGGKKTSHEHEIEAVGRVGKVGQVLRIMRLMRIFRILKLARHSTGLRAFGFTLRQCYQQVGCLLLFIAMGIFSFSAMVYTVEHDVSGTNFTSIPHAWWWAAVSISTVGYGDTYPETHLGRLFAFLCIAFGIILNGMPISILYNKFSDYYSKLKSYEYTAIRKKRGKVNFTGRAMQKMTECCAVPTQHLPGHH; encoded by the exons ATGCTGCAATACAGACAGAGGGCCAGGGCTCCTCCTTTGTCATTTTTTAGAGAAGGATCTGGAAGACCCCGTGGTGACGAGGAACGATTTCACCTGGCTAGAGATTCTAGTGGCTTCAAGTGGACCTCTGAAAGcaattttgtttattacattgaggatgaagatgatgatgtaGAGGAACAGAAATGGGCAGAGCGAGAAGAAAAACGACTGGATGGATGGAAAAAGCAGTTTGTTTCTAGCCATGAAAATGGATCCTATGAGGATGATCAAGACATACGTATACTTTCTCCCTCTGTTTTTGGAAATGTTCGCAGCAGCTTGCTACACATCAACGTGGGTGGCACAGCTTACTTTATATCCTACATGATAGCAGCTAGTTATCCCAAAACTCGGATAGGAAGATTGGCAACATATACTGATCGGCAGCGTAAACTAGATTTATGTGATGATTACAGCCCAGTGGATGATGTCTATTTCTTTGACCGAGACCCAGCAATATTCCATCATATCTACAACTTCTATCGTACTGGGGTGTTGTGGGTGAGGGATGAGTTGTGCCCTCGCAGCTTTCTGGAAGAAATCAACTATTGGGGTGTAAGAGTAAAGCATACTCCTCGTTGCTGTCGAATATCATTTGAGGAGAGGCAAGACGAGCTTAGTGAGCAGTTAAAGATCCAAAGGGAACTCAGAGCTGAAATGGAGACAGAGGAGAATGAGGAACTTTTTAGAGGAATGCTTTATGGACAGATGAGACGCTGTATATGGAACTTGATGGAAAAACCCTTCTCTTCAGTCACAGCCAAAGCCATAGCGGTTGCATCCAGCTTCTTTGTTCTCATTTCAGTTGTAGCTATGACACTTAACACAGTTGAAGACATGCAGTACAAAAATGCCGCTGGGCTTCCTAGTGGTAAACCTTATTTAGAGCATGTGGAGACCgtctgtattacattttttactttggagTACATACTGCGTCTCATCTCTACTCCAGACATACAGGATTTTCTGCGCAGTGTTCTTAATGCTGTGGACCTCATTGCAATATTGCCACTGTATCTACAAATGCTTCTTGAAAAGttttctgatgatgatgaaggtGGTAAAAAGACCAGCCATGAGCATGAAATAGAGGCTGTGGGAAGAGTTGGCAAAGTTGGACAAGTACTTAGAATAATGAGGCTGATGCGTATATTCAGAATTCTTAAGTTGGCACGCCATTCTACAGGACTAAGGGCTTTTGGGTTCACTCTTCGACAGTGCTATCAGCAAGTGGGCTGTCTATTACTCTTCATTGCCATGGGAATATTTTCCTTCTCAGCCATGGTCTACACAGTTGAACATGATGTCTCGGGCACAAACTTCACAAGTATTCCTCATGCCTGGTGGTGGGCAGCA GTCAGCATCTCCACAGTGGGATATGGAGACACTTACCCAGAAACTCACCTTGGTCGTCTGTTTGCTTTCCTCTGCATTGCTTTTGGGATCATTCTAAATGGAATGCCCATTTCCATTCTCTATAACAAGTTCTCAGATTACTATAGCAAACTAAAATCCTATGAATATACTGCAATccgaaagaaaagaggaaaagttaATTTTACTGGCCGAGCTATGCAGAAGATGACTGAGTGCTGTGCTGTGCCAACACAGCATCTGCCAGGACACCACTGA
- the PUM3 gene encoding pumilio homolog 3 isoform X2 — translation MGVQKGGKAGVKQFGSKKTKQGDGFTKKPRKRSAEDQEGGSEAKKPKWEDFKKKKKELKQTRQLNEKSNYDIMTKSKQIWEQIRRKDCNVKKRVKLMDELEKLLRGNVKSIAFAHDTTRVIQCYIKHANEKRRQDVFEELKEHIVDLSKSKYARNIVRKFLMYGSKPQVAEIIKSFKGQVKKLLRHSEASYIVEYAYNHKAILEQRNMLCEELYGNTFRFFKSTVHPSLEKVLEAQPQKQESILEEMKQILVPLAQKEAVIKHSLVHKVFLDFFTHSTPKIRSEMIEAIREAVIYMIHTHDGARVGMHCIWHGTPKDRKVFTKTMKTFVEKVATGEFSHLVLLAMFDCIDDTKLVKQLIISELVSALPNLINDKYGRKVLLYLLCRRSSSHFLPEIIEVLKQGDSNVHSKKDPEVRHQELLEAISAPLLKYLQANIKELVFQNAMCTMITNILLYALGDPQPVMSAIATIAAEEFVPGGTDGELHIAEHPAGHLVLKWLLKQDKDLKEQGKEGCFARTLVESVGLKKLSSWAQVNRGAIVLCCLLQSSDEEIAAKVKNGLKSLVGKAKDSKESKGIQALIENLNSP, via the exons ATGGGCGTCCAAAAGGGAGGCAAAGCCGGTGTGAAACAATTTGGATCCAAGAAGACAAAACAGGGGGATGGCTTCACAAAGAAGCCGAGAAAACGTTCAGCAGAGGACCAAGAAGGCG GCTCTGAAGCCAAGAAGCCAAAATGGGAGGActtcaaaaaaaagaagaaggaattgAAGCAAACCAGGCAGCTAAACGAAAAGAGTAACTATGACATCATGACAAAATCCAAGCAGATTTGGGAGCAAATTAGAAG GAAAGACTGTAATGTCAAAAAAAGAGTCAAGTTAATGGACGAGCTTGAGAAGCTTCTTCGGGGCAATGTGAAAAGT ATTGCATTTGCTCATGATACGACTAGGGTTATCCAATGTTACATAAAACATGCTAATGAAAAAAGAAGGCAAGATGTTTTTGAAGAGCTTAAAG AACACATAGTGGACTTGAGCAAATCAAAGTATGCCAgaaatattgttagaaaattcCTGATGTATGG GTCAAAACCTCAAGTGGCCGAAATCATTAAAAGCTTTAAAGGACAGGTGAAGAAATTGTTGAGACATTCAGAGGCTTCATATATTGTTGAATATGCCTACAATCACAAAGCCATTTTAGAGCAGAGGAACATGCTTTGTGAAGAACTTTATGGAAACACATTCCGTTTTTTCAAG tctaCAGTTCATCCTTCTTTAGAGAAAGTTTTGGAAGCTCAGCCTCAGAAGCAAGAATCCATCCTAGAGGAAATGAAGCAGATCCTTGTACCACTAGCACAAAA GGAAGCTGTAATCAAGCATTCTTTGGTGCATAAAGTTTTTCTGGACTTTTTTACCCATTCAACCCCAAAGATAAGATCG GAAATGATTGAGGCTATCAGAGAAGCTGTGATATACATGATACATACACATGATGGTGCCAGAGTGGGCATGCACTGTATATGGCATGGAACACCTAAG gacagaaaagtatttacaaaaaCGATGAAGACATTTGTTGAAAAAGTGGCCACA ggaGAATTTTCTCATCTGGTTTTGCTGGCAATGTTCGATTGTATTGATGATACCAAACTTGTGAAGCAGTTAATCATTTCT GAACTGGTCAGTGCTTTACCCAACCTTATCAATGACAAGTATGGAAGAAAAGTGCTGCTCTATTTGCTGTGCAGACGAAGTTCTTCGCATTTCCTGCCAGAGATAATTGAGGTGCTCAAACAAGGAGACAGTAACGTGCACAG caaaaagGATCCAGAAGTGAGGCACCAAGAACTTCTAGAAGCTATATCTGCACCCTTGCTTAAATATCTTCAGGCAAATATAAAGGAGTTGGTTTTTCAGAATGCTATGTGCACCatgattacaaatattttactgtatgcCCTGGGAGATCCACAGCCTGTTATGTCTGCCATTGCCACCATAGCAGCAGAAGAATTTGTGCCAGGGGGCACAGATGGAGAG CTTCACATTGCTGAACACCCCGCAGGTCACCTAGTGCTGAAATGGTTGTTAAAGCAAGATAAAGACCTAAAAGAACAAGGGAAAGAAG GCTGCTTTGCTAGAACATTAGTAGAATCTGTGGGCCTTAAGAAGCTAAGTAGCTGGGCACAAGTGAACAGAGGGGCCATCGTGCTCTGCTG ccTTCTTCAGAGTTCAGATGAGGAAATTGCTGCTAAAGTAAAAAACGGACTCAAAAGCCTTGTAGGTAAAGCAAAAGACTCTAAAGAATCAAAAGGAATCCAGGCACTGATAGAAAACCTAAATTCTCCCTAG
- the PUM3 gene encoding pumilio homolog 3 isoform X1 yields MEGKTKKQFKSKKTLQMASPKGTMKKKAFGSPKNHGKDTGWSPKGNAKVNKFEKGKKMGVQKGGKAGVKQFGSKKTKQGDGFTKKPRKRSAEDQEGGSEAKKPKWEDFKKKKKELKQTRQLNEKSNYDIMTKSKQIWEQIRRKDCNVKKRVKLMDELEKLLRGNVKSIAFAHDTTRVIQCYIKHANEKRRQDVFEELKEHIVDLSKSKYARNIVRKFLMYGSKPQVAEIIKSFKGQVKKLLRHSEASYIVEYAYNHKAILEQRNMLCEELYGNTFRFFKSTVHPSLEKVLEAQPQKQESILEEMKQILVPLAQKEAVIKHSLVHKVFLDFFTHSTPKIRSEMIEAIREAVIYMIHTHDGARVGMHCIWHGTPKDRKVFTKTMKTFVEKVATGEFSHLVLLAMFDCIDDTKLVKQLIISELVSALPNLINDKYGRKVLLYLLCRRSSSHFLPEIIEVLKQGDSNVHSKKDPEVRHQELLEAISAPLLKYLQANIKELVFQNAMCTMITNILLYALGDPQPVMSAIATIAAEEFVPGGTDGELHIAEHPAGHLVLKWLLKQDKDLKEQGKEGCFARTLVESVGLKKLSSWAQVNRGAIVLCCLLQSSDEEIAAKVKNGLKSLVGKAKDSKESKGIQALIENLNSP; encoded by the exons ATGGAAGGAAAAACTAAAAAGCAGTTCAAATCTAAAAAGACACTTCAGATGGCATCCCCTAAGGGTACAATgaagaaaaaag CATTTGGCTCCCCAAAAAATCATGGCAAAGACACTGGATGGAGTCCAAAGGGAAATGCCAAAGTAAATAAATTTGAAAAGGGTAAGAAAATGGGCGTCCAAAAGGGAGGCAAAGCCGGTGTGAAACAATTTGGATCCAAGAAGACAAAACAGGGGGATGGCTTCACAAAGAAGCCGAGAAAACGTTCAGCAGAGGACCAAGAAGGCG GCTCTGAAGCCAAGAAGCCAAAATGGGAGGActtcaaaaaaaagaagaaggaattgAAGCAAACCAGGCAGCTAAACGAAAAGAGTAACTATGACATCATGACAAAATCCAAGCAGATTTGGGAGCAAATTAGAAG GAAAGACTGTAATGTCAAAAAAAGAGTCAAGTTAATGGACGAGCTTGAGAAGCTTCTTCGGGGCAATGTGAAAAGT ATTGCATTTGCTCATGATACGACTAGGGTTATCCAATGTTACATAAAACATGCTAATGAAAAAAGAAGGCAAGATGTTTTTGAAGAGCTTAAAG AACACATAGTGGACTTGAGCAAATCAAAGTATGCCAgaaatattgttagaaaattcCTGATGTATGG GTCAAAACCTCAAGTGGCCGAAATCATTAAAAGCTTTAAAGGACAGGTGAAGAAATTGTTGAGACATTCAGAGGCTTCATATATTGTTGAATATGCCTACAATCACAAAGCCATTTTAGAGCAGAGGAACATGCTTTGTGAAGAACTTTATGGAAACACATTCCGTTTTTTCAAG tctaCAGTTCATCCTTCTTTAGAGAAAGTTTTGGAAGCTCAGCCTCAGAAGCAAGAATCCATCCTAGAGGAAATGAAGCAGATCCTTGTACCACTAGCACAAAA GGAAGCTGTAATCAAGCATTCTTTGGTGCATAAAGTTTTTCTGGACTTTTTTACCCATTCAACCCCAAAGATAAGATCG GAAATGATTGAGGCTATCAGAGAAGCTGTGATATACATGATACATACACATGATGGTGCCAGAGTGGGCATGCACTGTATATGGCATGGAACACCTAAG gacagaaaagtatttacaaaaaCGATGAAGACATTTGTTGAAAAAGTGGCCACA ggaGAATTTTCTCATCTGGTTTTGCTGGCAATGTTCGATTGTATTGATGATACCAAACTTGTGAAGCAGTTAATCATTTCT GAACTGGTCAGTGCTTTACCCAACCTTATCAATGACAAGTATGGAAGAAAAGTGCTGCTCTATTTGCTGTGCAGACGAAGTTCTTCGCATTTCCTGCCAGAGATAATTGAGGTGCTCAAACAAGGAGACAGTAACGTGCACAG caaaaagGATCCAGAAGTGAGGCACCAAGAACTTCTAGAAGCTATATCTGCACCCTTGCTTAAATATCTTCAGGCAAATATAAAGGAGTTGGTTTTTCAGAATGCTATGTGCACCatgattacaaatattttactgtatgcCCTGGGAGATCCACAGCCTGTTATGTCTGCCATTGCCACCATAGCAGCAGAAGAATTTGTGCCAGGGGGCACAGATGGAGAG CTTCACATTGCTGAACACCCCGCAGGTCACCTAGTGCTGAAATGGTTGTTAAAGCAAGATAAAGACCTAAAAGAACAAGGGAAAGAAG GCTGCTTTGCTAGAACATTAGTAGAATCTGTGGGCCTTAAGAAGCTAAGTAGCTGGGCACAAGTGAACAGAGGGGCCATCGTGCTCTGCTG ccTTCTTCAGAGTTCAGATGAGGAAATTGCTGCTAAAGTAAAAAACGGACTCAAAAGCCTTGTAGGTAAAGCAAAAGACTCTAAAGAATCAAAAGGAATCCAGGCACTGATAGAAAACCTAAATTCTCCCTAG